The following coding sequences lie in one Alloacidobacterium dinghuense genomic window:
- the nuoH gene encoding NADH-quinone oxidoreductase subunit NuoH yields the protein MQVSIWIYLLLTVLKVAVVTVLLLMSVAYTVLLERKLVGRIQNRWGPTRVGPFGLMQPLADGLKLFLKEDLLPAGVYRPLYILAPVIALSCALITISVIPFGRQIYVKGVDLFQIADVNIGLLVILGITSIGVYGVALSGWSSNNKYSLLGSLRASAQMISYELALGLSLVGVVLRTGSFRLRDIVDIQASHGLLSWNVIGGLQFVAFFIYLISAFAETNRTPFDLSEAESELTAGYHTEYSSMKFAMFFMAEYGNMIMVGCVATVLFLGGWTSPFGNLLPEWGGPVVQALLPVFWFVIKVFCFLFLYVWVRGTLPRFRYDQLMGFGWRFLLPLSIANIIATSLWLAFRAA from the coding sequence ATGCAAGTAAGTATTTGGATCTATCTACTGTTAACCGTGCTGAAGGTGGCGGTGGTCACGGTGCTCCTGCTGATGTCGGTCGCCTATACGGTGCTGCTGGAGCGCAAGTTGGTGGGACGCATCCAGAATCGCTGGGGACCCACCCGCGTAGGACCGTTTGGCCTAATGCAGCCGCTGGCTGACGGGTTGAAACTTTTCCTGAAGGAAGACCTGCTGCCTGCCGGTGTGTATCGTCCTCTGTATATTCTGGCGCCAGTGATTGCGTTGAGTTGCGCGCTGATTACGATTTCAGTCATCCCGTTCGGTAGGCAGATATACGTCAAGGGCGTCGATCTGTTTCAGATTGCCGATGTGAACATCGGGCTGCTGGTGATTCTCGGTATCACGTCTATTGGCGTGTACGGCGTTGCGCTCTCTGGGTGGTCGTCAAATAACAAATACTCTCTGCTGGGATCGTTGCGTGCAAGCGCACAAATGATCAGTTATGAGTTGGCGCTCGGATTGTCACTGGTTGGCGTTGTGCTGCGCACGGGGTCATTCCGATTACGGGACATTGTGGACATCCAGGCGTCACACGGGCTGCTCAGTTGGAACGTGATTGGCGGACTACAGTTCGTTGCCTTCTTCATTTATCTGATTTCAGCGTTTGCAGAGACCAATCGAACGCCGTTCGATCTTTCCGAAGCAGAGAGCGAACTGACAGCCGGCTATCATACCGAATACAGCTCGATGAAGTTCGCCATGTTCTTCATGGCCGAATACGGCAACATGATCATGGTGGGCTGCGTTGCGACGGTGCTCTTTCTGGGGGGATGGACGAGTCCGTTCGGCAATCTTCTGCCGGAATGGGGCGGCCCTGTTGTGCAGGCGCTCCTGCCGGTCTTCTGGTTCGTGATCAAGGTCTTTTGCTTCCTGTTCCTCTATGTCTGGGTGCGCGGCACGCTGCCGCGTTTCCGCTATGACCAACTGATGGGCTTCGGCTGGAGGTTTTTGTTGCCTCTGTCGATTGCAAATATCATTGCGACTAGCCTTTGGCTGGCTTTTCGCGCGGCGTAA
- a CDS encoding NADH-quinone oxidoreductase subunit J family protein, with protein MHLVLFFIFGLLCVAGALNLLLQHHPINSALSLIVVMTSLAVLYLLLGAEFLAAAQVIVYSGAIMVLFTFVIMLLNAGVEEHTHGSKAAYIVGFPGAAALFGILAYIFLEQSDRLGSAKLGGYLATTHDLSQVLFRDLLLPFEATSALILVAILGAVALARKEH; from the coding sequence ATGCATTTAGTTCTGTTCTTCATCTTCGGCCTGTTATGTGTTGCTGGGGCACTCAATCTCCTGCTGCAGCACCACCCTATCAACAGCGCACTTTCGCTGATTGTTGTGATGACTTCGCTCGCCGTGCTCTATCTTCTTCTCGGCGCGGAATTCCTTGCGGCGGCGCAGGTGATCGTTTACTCCGGCGCAATCATGGTCCTCTTCACGTTTGTCATCATGCTGCTGAATGCCGGCGTAGAGGAGCACACCCATGGCAGCAAAGCTGCCTATATTGTCGGCTTTCCTGGTGCGGCAGCGCTCTTCGGAATCCTGGCTTACATCTTCCTGGAGCAGAGTGACCGTCTTGGATCCGCAAAGCTTGGCGGCTATCTGGCAACGACCCACGATTTGAGCCAGGTGCTCTTTCGTGACCTGCTGCTTCCATTTGAAGCAACGTCTGCCCTGATTCTGGTGGCCATCCTAGGCGCGGTTGCGCTGGCGCGAAAGGAGCACTGA
- a CDS encoding complex I subunit 4 family protein, translating to MLNDSILSMITFVPLAGAIVVALLPRTGKLIQWFTLLVTLATFGLTLHLPAYFQYGQAGFQFEENRPWIASPKIGYHLGIDGISMWLVVLVGFLGPMAVLASWKAIETRTKEFYFLFLIQQTAMLGIFVALDMFLYYGFWELSLVPMAILIAMFGRTRGPQAAIKFFLFTFIPSAMLLVGLLWLYARTGTFDFVETQQYLAQNASLFAPQALWWVSLAFLVAFAVKVPVFPLHGWLSDVFSEAPTAMAMVVAGKLGLYSIIRFNLGLFPAQSREIAPLMIALAVIGILYGALIALVQPDLKRFLAFSTIGHLSFCTLGIFCFTVMGLNGTVFHILNHELSGAAMLILFGILYERYGTYDMTQYGGMSANLPNMATLYVITMLSLIGLPILNGFVGEFLILSSSFGVHPYWGAAATIGVILSAWYMLSMIQKLFYGPQSRLVANKAVPDVVAREGLALVPAAILMLVLGVASPYWIRAINGAVDGLVQNVAHATSTLTTNVAEKR from the coding sequence GTGCTGAACGATTCCATCTTATCGATGATTACGTTTGTGCCCCTGGCAGGCGCGATTGTGGTCGCACTGCTGCCACGAACGGGCAAGTTAATCCAGTGGTTCACGTTGCTGGTAACGCTCGCGACCTTCGGCCTCACGTTGCACCTTCCGGCTTACTTCCAATATGGACAGGCCGGCTTTCAGTTTGAAGAGAACCGTCCCTGGATCGCGAGCCCGAAGATTGGCTATCACCTTGGCATCGATGGTATCTCGATGTGGTTGGTGGTGCTCGTCGGTTTCCTGGGACCGATGGCGGTGCTTGCCTCGTGGAAGGCAATTGAAACCAGGACCAAGGAATTTTATTTTCTCTTCCTGATCCAGCAGACGGCAATGCTTGGTATTTTCGTCGCGCTCGATATGTTCCTCTACTACGGATTCTGGGAACTGTCCCTGGTTCCGATGGCGATTCTGATTGCCATGTTCGGGCGCACGCGCGGGCCGCAGGCAGCTATCAAGTTCTTCCTCTTTACCTTCATTCCTTCTGCGATGCTTCTCGTGGGGCTGTTGTGGCTATATGCGAGAACAGGCACCTTCGACTTCGTCGAGACGCAACAATATCTGGCGCAGAACGCTTCGCTCTTTGCTCCTCAAGCATTGTGGTGGGTCTCGCTGGCGTTCCTTGTAGCCTTTGCGGTCAAGGTTCCAGTCTTTCCACTGCACGGATGGCTGAGCGACGTCTTCTCCGAAGCGCCGACGGCGATGGCCATGGTGGTCGCAGGCAAGCTTGGGCTTTATTCGATCATTCGTTTTAACCTCGGCCTCTTCCCTGCACAGTCGCGAGAGATTGCCCCGTTGATGATCGCGCTCGCAGTGATCGGCATTCTCTACGGAGCTTTGATCGCTCTTGTTCAGCCGGATCTAAAGCGGTTCCTTGCATTTTCAACCATCGGGCATCTCAGCTTCTGCACTCTTGGGATCTTCTGCTTTACGGTTATGGGGTTGAATGGCACCGTCTTTCACATTCTGAACCACGAGCTTTCCGGCGCGGCCATGCTGATTCTGTTCGGCATTCTTTATGAGCGGTATGGAACGTACGATATGACGCAGTACGGTGGCATGTCGGCGAATTTGCCGAATATGGCGACGTTGTACGTCATCACCATGCTTTCATTGATCGGGTTGCCGATTCTAAATGGCTTCGTTGGCGAGTTCCTTATCCTGAGTTCGAGTTTCGGCGTGCATCCTTACTGGGGCGCGGCTGCCACCATCGGTGTCATTCTGAGCGCGTGGTATATGCTCTCGATGATTCAGAAGCTTTTCTATGGGCCGCAATCGCGGCTGGTTGCAAACAAGGCCGTTCCCGATGTGGTGGCGCGTGAAGGCCTCGCCCTGGTTCCGGCTGCGATTCTGATGCTGGTGCTTGGCGTTGCTTCGCCCTACTGGATTCGCGCGATCAACGGCGCCGTGGATGGGTTGGTACAGAACGTCGCACATGCAACCTCAACTCTTACGACGAACGTGGCGGAGAAACGATGA
- the nuoL gene encoding NADH-quinone oxidoreductase subunit L → MTNSLNLWLIPLVPFAGFLVNGLLGRRFPKALVTTVAWVATLIPFLQVLNIALHFSSLSLPYTENVGTWITAGSFHADFAFALDQLTLIMLLVVTGVGFLIHLYSAGYMAHEEGYWRFFAYLNLFMFFMLTLVLAENFLLMFVGWEGVGLASYLLIGFYFAKDSAANAGKKAFVVNRVGDFGFLLAMFLIIAHFGTLSFGRVFNQIAQHPEWQGGFLTAIALFLILGATGKSAQIPLYVWLPDAMEGPTPVSALIHAATMVTAGVYMVTRTHLIFDRSPFALTTLALIGAATALFAATIGLVQTDIKRVLAYSTVSQLGYMFLACGVAAYSSGIFHLLTHAFFKALLFLAAGSVIHALSGEQDMRVMGGLRKKIPITFWTMTMAVFAICGIPPFAGFFSKDEILYQAFISPNPIGKLVWFIGLFTAGLTAFYMFRLWYLTFFGESRAKEAAPDDHGHGHGHGVHESPWIMLGPLVILAILSVIGGWVGVPEALGGHAEITHFLSPVTQPAGEVAEGAHSQELLLAVVSVVVAGIGWFIAHLMYFVKPAIPEQLAAKVHGLYSLLLDKYRIDELYGAVIVTPVLLLSRYVLKGLFDTGVITGGTLALGYTAQGVGSLVQRVQSGNIRSYAGWLALGAAALLLLTYFGFGSHFTF, encoded by the coding sequence ATGACCAATTCCCTCAATCTCTGGCTGATTCCGCTCGTTCCTTTCGCCGGATTTTTGGTGAATGGTCTGCTTGGGCGTCGTTTCCCGAAAGCGCTGGTGACGACCGTTGCCTGGGTGGCCACGTTGATTCCGTTTCTGCAGGTGCTGAATATCGCTCTGCACTTCAGCTCCTTATCCCTTCCTTACACGGAAAACGTGGGGACCTGGATCACTGCTGGCAGCTTTCACGCAGACTTCGCTTTTGCACTCGACCAGCTGACGCTGATCATGTTGCTGGTTGTGACAGGCGTTGGCTTCCTCATTCATCTTTACTCTGCCGGATACATGGCACATGAAGAGGGGTACTGGCGATTCTTTGCCTACCTCAACCTTTTCATGTTCTTCATGCTCACACTAGTGCTGGCGGAAAACTTCCTGCTCATGTTCGTGGGTTGGGAGGGTGTTGGCCTCGCGTCCTACCTGCTGATCGGGTTCTACTTCGCGAAGGATTCCGCGGCGAACGCCGGCAAGAAGGCTTTCGTCGTAAACCGCGTTGGCGACTTTGGCTTTTTGCTCGCGATGTTTCTCATCATCGCGCATTTCGGCACGTTGAGCTTTGGCCGGGTCTTCAACCAGATTGCACAACACCCGGAGTGGCAGGGTGGATTTCTGACTGCCATAGCCCTGTTCCTGATTCTGGGCGCAACAGGCAAGTCGGCGCAGATTCCGCTCTATGTATGGCTGCCCGATGCGATGGAAGGCCCTACTCCGGTCTCCGCGCTGATTCACGCAGCCACGATGGTAACGGCTGGCGTCTATATGGTTACGCGTACACACCTGATCTTTGATCGGTCGCCATTCGCACTGACTACTTTGGCGCTCATCGGCGCAGCGACTGCGCTCTTTGCCGCGACCATCGGTCTCGTGCAAACCGACATCAAGCGTGTTCTCGCCTACTCCACGGTTTCACAGCTTGGATACATGTTCCTGGCCTGCGGCGTAGCAGCATATTCTTCGGGCATCTTCCATCTGCTGACGCACGCTTTCTTCAAAGCGCTGCTCTTCCTTGCTGCCGGGTCGGTGATCCACGCGCTCAGCGGCGAGCAGGACATGCGCGTCATGGGCGGCTTACGGAAGAAGATTCCGATCACCTTCTGGACGATGACGATGGCGGTCTTTGCCATTTGCGGCATACCGCCGTTTGCCGGCTTCTTCAGCAAGGACGAGATTCTTTATCAGGCATTCATCTCACCCAACCCCATCGGCAAGCTCGTATGGTTTATCGGCTTGTTCACCGCTGGGCTGACAGCGTTCTACATGTTCCGGTTGTGGTATCTGACCTTCTTCGGCGAGAGTCGCGCGAAGGAAGCCGCGCCCGACGATCATGGACATGGTCACGGACACGGTGTGCATGAGAGTCCATGGATCATGCTTGGACCGCTGGTGATTCTTGCGATTCTCTCCGTGATCGGCGGATGGGTTGGCGTTCCGGAAGCGCTTGGTGGTCATGCAGAGATCACGCATTTCCTGAGTCCTGTGACGCAGCCCGCAGGAGAAGTCGCTGAAGGAGCACATTCTCAGGAGTTATTGCTGGCGGTTGTCTCCGTGGTAGTTGCGGGGATTGGATGGTTCATCGCGCATCTGATGTACTTTGTGAAACCTGCAATACCCGAGCAGCTTGCAGCGAAGGTCCACGGCTTGTATTCGCTGTTACTCGACAAGTATCGGATCGACGAACTTTACGGCGCTGTCATAGTCACTCCGGTTCTTCTGCTTTCGCGTTATGTGTTGAAGGGCCTGTTCGATACGGGGGTCATCACGGGTGGAACCCTCGCACTGGGGTATACGGCTCAAGGTGTCGGCTCACTGGTACAGCGCGTGCAATCAGGAAATATCCGCTCGTATGCCGGATGGCTCGCGCTTGGCGCAGCGGCTTTGCTGTTGCTGACTTATTTTGGGTTTGGATCGCACTTTACTTTTTGA
- the nuoK gene encoding NADH-quinone oxidoreductase subunit NuoK, giving the protein MVPIAYYLVLSAILFSIGVAAFLVKRNIITIFMSIELMLNAVNLTFVAFAHRWHQVSGQIFVFFVMVVAAAEAAVGLAIIIALFRTRATLNVDQVDLMKL; this is encoded by the coding sequence ATGGTTCCTATTGCCTACTACCTCGTATTGAGCGCGATCCTCTTCTCCATCGGCGTTGCAGCGTTTCTCGTGAAGCGTAATATCATCACGATCTTCATGTCGATTGAGCTGATGCTGAACGCCGTCAACCTGACCTTTGTAGCGTTCGCGCATCGCTGGCATCAGGTGAGCGGACAAATTTTTGTTTTCTTCGTCATGGTGGTGGCGGCCGCGGAAGCCGCGGTAGGCCTTGCGATTATCATCGCCCTCTTCCGCACGCGGGCTACCTTGAACGTTGATCAAGTGGATTTGATGAAGCTATGA
- a CDS encoding NADH-quinone oxidoreductase subunit N — protein sequence MTDVPQLYRILPEVILTITGVIVMLAEPLLAKESSRKPLGWLSVLGTLAALVSSFWQLQLPAGTAFFGTVQTDAFSVFFHVVIAGIVLATLLATLDAATPDTEGLGELFALICLGAVGMMLMTSAVELLLVFIGLEISSISTYIMAGFRRKSAKGPEAALKYFLLGSFATAFTLYGIALIFGATGTTDIGKIAGLLTTSQTPILATIGVAMILIGLGFKVSAAPFQVWTPDVYEGAPAAVVALMSTAPKAAAFAVLLRVLFVAFPALHNHWQPLIWWMAALSMTIGNLGALRQQNVKRMLAYSSIAHAGYLLVAFTALSPDGIAAASFYTLSYAAMNVGIFVVLSHAGGMNDRLTLIQDYRGLAYRSPLLGATMAFFLISLIGIPFTGGFFGKFYVFASALHSGLVWLTIIGLVNSGIAAYYYLRVVATAYSKPVHSDLLDGIPRASVPLLFALLLTVAATLILGIAPGRVLALAKAGANTLSLPGATTASK from the coding sequence ATGACCGACGTACCGCAGCTCTATCGGATTCTTCCCGAGGTCATTCTCACGATCACCGGCGTGATTGTCATGCTGGCCGAACCGTTGCTTGCGAAGGAGTCCAGCCGCAAGCCGCTCGGATGGCTCTCCGTTCTTGGTACCCTTGCGGCTCTTGTTTCGAGTTTCTGGCAGCTCCAGTTGCCGGCGGGCACTGCTTTCTTCGGCACCGTCCAGACGGATGCCTTCAGCGTCTTCTTTCATGTAGTGATCGCGGGCATCGTGCTGGCGACCCTTCTGGCAACGCTCGATGCGGCGACTCCTGATACCGAAGGACTCGGCGAACTCTTTGCTCTGATTTGCCTCGGGGCCGTCGGAATGATGCTGATGACGAGCGCGGTTGAGCTGCTGCTGGTCTTTATAGGCCTCGAAATTTCGTCGATCTCGACTTACATCATGGCGGGCTTCCGCCGGAAGAGCGCCAAGGGACCTGAGGCGGCGCTCAAGTATTTTCTGCTTGGTTCGTTCGCTACGGCTTTCACTCTTTATGGGATCGCGCTGATCTTTGGCGCTACCGGTACGACGGATATCGGCAAGATTGCCGGGCTCCTGACTACGAGCCAGACACCTATTCTGGCGACCATTGGCGTCGCCATGATTCTCATTGGTCTCGGCTTCAAGGTCTCGGCGGCTCCGTTCCAGGTTTGGACACCGGATGTTTATGAAGGCGCACCGGCTGCTGTCGTCGCACTTATGTCGACTGCGCCCAAGGCTGCCGCATTTGCTGTTCTGCTGCGAGTTCTATTTGTTGCCTTCCCCGCGCTGCACAACCATTGGCAACCGCTGATCTGGTGGATGGCTGCGCTCTCGATGACGATTGGCAACCTGGGTGCGCTGCGGCAGCAGAATGTGAAGCGCATGCTGGCCTATTCGTCGATTGCGCATGCGGGCTATCTGCTGGTGGCGTTCACGGCTCTCTCGCCGGATGGCATCGCGGCAGCAAGCTTTTACACGCTCAGCTACGCGGCGATGAATGTCGGCATCTTTGTTGTTCTTTCACATGCCGGGGGCATGAACGACCGCCTGACGCTGATTCAGGATTATCGGGGACTCGCGTATCGCTCGCCGTTGCTTGGCGCTACGATGGCTTTCTTCCTGATTTCGCTGATTGGAATTCCCTTTACCGGTGGATTCTTCGGCAAGTTCTATGTATTTGCTTCGGCGCTGCATTCAGGACTGGTGTGGCTGACCATCATCGGTCTGGTGAACAGCGGCATCGCAGCCTATTACTACTTGCGCGTGGTGGCCACGGCCTATTCGAAGCCGGTTCACAGCGATCTGCTCGATGGGATTCCTCGCGCTTCCGTGCCGCTGTTGTTTGCGCTGCTGCTGACGGTTGCCGCTACCCTGATTCTGGGCATTGCACCGGGGCGCGTGCTGGCGCTTGCCAAAGCCGGCGCGAACACGCTTTCGCTTCCCGGGGCGACTACCGCTTCGAAGTAA
- the nuoG gene encoding NADH-quinone oxidoreductase subunit NuoG translates to MADVTFTVDGKKLTAPAGTLLIDACRTSGIEIPAFCYYPKLSMQAACRMCVVRIEKMPKLQTACTTPVTEGMVVATETDEIKQARKATIELLLGNHPLDCPVCDAGGECELQDMTFKYGAAESKYVEIKQHREEQQWSPVVYFDRPRCILCYRCVTVCGPGMDVWALGIQNRGVGAVIAPNGQDHLNCEECGMCIDLCPVGALTSGTYRYKTRPWEMNHIATICTHCGDGCKTTLGVRRVNDGMEIVRGDNRDKSGINGDFLCNKGRYAFDFANRTDRLTKPLVRQPDGNFAEVSWDHALDFAAKKLREIREAKGGQAIGVIGSNRTTNEESYLLQKFARTIVGTNNIDHHRTADYVSFAAALAGKAGRTASLRDTLTAPAILLLGNDPTNQHPALAWNLRSNVRLHRARVYVANHVEIKLRRQAKAFLQIPQDGYASLVQYLAGNDSAIAANDTTAAFRDALRKEESLLIVFGSEFRGRDIQALVDFGLSLPNTKFAALGDYANSRGAADMGVLPDMLPGYVPVSDAAHFTDEYGAPLPKTPGMDLLQMFDAAQRGDLAAMYIVGSNPVSRFGVDPAVLKNTFLIVQDMFLTETAQLADVIFPAANLYEKAGTVTNTYGDIQLVKKAADKAGVRTDFELIVRLADRMGADPKKLVPFGRGVTADMGQSRGPESGEADRHAVWLAANRLELKLSPFDPFATLDEIQRLVPSYHVSRLELLTGTEQPEKFDLVQIQPAGSRRDLVLPAEDTLFTSGTLGRFSDMMKAVVESHTTPNPAQTAAD, encoded by the coding sequence ATGGCTGACGTAACGTTTACAGTCGATGGCAAGAAGCTGACCGCGCCCGCCGGAACGCTACTGATTGATGCCTGCAGGACGTCGGGCATCGAGATACCGGCATTTTGCTACTACCCCAAGCTTTCGATGCAGGCGGCATGCCGCATGTGCGTCGTTCGCATTGAGAAGATGCCGAAGCTGCAGACAGCCTGCACCACACCCGTGACCGAGGGCATGGTCGTCGCTACAGAAACCGACGAGATCAAGCAGGCTCGCAAGGCGACGATTGAGTTGTTGCTCGGAAACCATCCGCTCGACTGCCCGGTATGCGACGCGGGCGGCGAGTGCGAACTGCAGGACATGACCTTTAAGTACGGCGCTGCAGAATCGAAATACGTCGAGATCAAGCAGCACCGCGAAGAGCAACAGTGGTCGCCGGTCGTGTACTTCGACCGCCCGCGTTGCATTCTCTGCTATCGCTGCGTGACAGTTTGTGGCCCTGGTATGGATGTCTGGGCTCTCGGAATTCAAAACCGCGGCGTCGGCGCAGTGATAGCTCCCAACGGTCAGGACCATCTGAACTGCGAAGAGTGCGGCATGTGCATCGATCTGTGCCCGGTCGGAGCGCTTACCTCCGGAACCTATCGCTATAAGACACGGCCGTGGGAGATGAACCACATCGCCACTATCTGCACACATTGCGGTGACGGCTGCAAGACAACACTTGGTGTCCGGCGCGTCAATGACGGCATGGAGATTGTCCGCGGGGATAATCGCGACAAGAGCGGCATCAATGGCGATTTTTTATGTAACAAGGGTCGTTACGCATTCGATTTTGCAAACCGGACCGATCGACTGACAAAGCCACTCGTCCGCCAGCCAGACGGAAACTTTGCCGAGGTAAGCTGGGATCATGCGCTTGATTTTGCGGCGAAGAAACTGCGCGAAATTAGAGAAGCAAAGGGCGGTCAGGCAATTGGGGTGATTGGATCCAACCGCACAACGAACGAAGAGTCGTACCTGCTACAGAAGTTTGCGCGGACCATTGTTGGCACCAACAATATCGATCATCACCGCACAGCGGACTATGTTTCGTTTGCTGCGGCTCTTGCGGGCAAGGCGGGACGAACTGCTTCTCTCCGCGACACACTCACTGCTCCGGCAATTCTATTGCTGGGCAATGATCCTACGAACCAACATCCGGCCCTCGCATGGAACCTGCGGTCGAATGTCCGTTTGCATCGCGCGCGTGTCTACGTCGCCAATCATGTGGAGATCAAGTTGCGCCGGCAGGCGAAGGCATTCCTTCAAATTCCACAGGATGGCTATGCTTCCCTGGTGCAATATCTTGCCGGGAATGACAGCGCAATTGCTGCCAACGACACCACTGCGGCGTTCCGCGATGCTCTCCGCAAAGAAGAGTCGCTACTGATTGTCTTCGGTTCAGAATTCCGGGGGCGCGATATTCAAGCACTCGTCGACTTCGGCCTCTCGCTTCCGAATACGAAGTTTGCCGCTCTCGGCGATTACGCGAATTCACGCGGTGCAGCGGATATGGGCGTCCTCCCGGATATGCTGCCCGGCTATGTTCCCGTCAGCGATGCCGCTCATTTTACGGATGAGTATGGCGCGCCTTTGCCGAAAACCCCGGGTATGGATCTGTTGCAGATGTTCGATGCTGCGCAACGCGGCGATCTTGCCGCCATGTATATTGTCGGATCGAATCCAGTGTCACGTTTTGGCGTAGATCCCGCGGTGCTCAAGAATACCTTTCTGATCGTGCAGGACATGTTTCTGACCGAGACGGCTCAGCTCGCCGATGTGATCTTTCCCGCCGCCAATCTCTATGAGAAGGCAGGCACGGTTACAAATACGTACGGCGACATCCAGCTGGTGAAGAAAGCTGCAGACAAGGCTGGCGTGCGTACCGACTTCGAATTGATTGTAAGACTTGCCGATCGTATGGGCGCCGATCCGAAGAAGCTGGTTCCATTCGGACGTGGAGTTACTGCAGACATGGGACAGTCACGTGGTCCCGAATCGGGCGAGGCCGATCGCCATGCGGTGTGGCTCGCGGCGAATCGTCTGGAATTGAAGTTAAGCCCATTTGATCCGTTTGCCACTCTTGATGAGATTCAGCGGCTCGTTCCCAGCTATCACGTTTCGCGTCTGGAACTGTTGACGGGAACCGAGCAGCCGGAAAAGTTTGACTTAGTGCAGATTCAGCCTGCTGGCTCGCGTCGTGATCTTGTTCTGCCAGCGGAGGACACGTTATTTACTTCGGGAACCCTTGGACGTTTCAGCGATATGATGAAGGCTGTCGTCGAGTCTCACACAACACCAAACCCCGCGCAAACAGCGGCGGACTAA